The DNA sequence ccgtccgcaaagttgaacagctcgttcaacagttgttgcacttccgccttctccaaaACTTCAggactcatcctggtcgggtcctggctcccagCGTATTCATACGCCGAAtgtaccctcttctggcagggcatcacccgatgacaaatgaagttgccgaccactcctagcccgtctaaacgggaccagtcgatcagcttcatcaggtcttctACCTGACCCGCGAACTGCGGGCGGtctgtccaactgaccctcttctcgggaatgtagcccacgtcgcagaacgtggaactgcccggctcttccctgacgtagaaccacttcttgtaccattcggtgagagaagtatTCCACGGGCAGttgagataccggttcttcatcccgtcacgaagattgaggtatactccacctgcaatcttggagcctccaaccgctcccttcttcctcaaacagaaaaggtagcagaaaagatcgaagtgcggctgtatcccaacataggcctcgcacagatggatgaaagtggaaataagaagaatcgagttcgggtgcagattgcatatCCCAATCTCATAAtaaagaagaagcccctggagaaaaggatggacaggaaccccaaaacccctcttgaaaaaatcttcgaAAACCACGATCGCACCGGCACGAGGGTTGGGGTAGCTCTGcccctccggcgccctccagccgccgagctcttggctgtgcagtagccccatgccgacgaggtcgttgagggacctcaccCTGctacgggacttcttccactccttagccatcagctcggccctcttcttggagtcgctcttcgccattgacgctGCGGGAATGACTGCGAGTTTGGAGGACTGATGGTGATTGTAGAAGGCAAGAatggaaagcttgaaggcaatggcagggtaagcaatacGGGGGCACTGTCAAGCTTTTATAAgccacaactccacccctcccacttcccgcattcttgggaagtggtcaggcccaacggcggacgcggcgtttcggtttttcaacaattaccggcagttaatacggcaacctttttgtataattgatggtttccttttcttgaaccgcgcaaagagcggctgcatagttaccaggcgcaacttttcacgcaaccatctgacaatgcgtcaggaggtctcgtcacatcACTAATTTATGTGACAAGAtgctttttttcaaaataagagACAAAAATTGGTGGAAGATCAACGTTcctagggactgcaccgaccaccgagcacggtatgctcgaggactggtcgtccagcctgccagtttggagatctggggactgcaccgaccaccgagcatggtaTGCTCGGGGATTGGTCGTCCAGCCTACtagtttggagatctggggactgcaccgaccaccgagcatggtatgctcggggactggtcatccagtctgccagtttggagatctaGGTACTACActaaccaccgagcactatacactcagggactggtcgaccagtctgctagTTTGGAAGAACTAGGGACTCTACCAACCACCAAAGCGTTATCTGCTCGGGGACTAGTTGATAAGTCAATACGATGGCAAACGAGCATGAGATGCCCGGGGACTggatatttttaattttttagaccttgctacaaggctcatacttcaccttacagcaagctcggggactacatcggtacgatgcatctggcgatgcatcttagcttcagaatttctttgagaacTTTTCTCCTGACCCTAGCACCaggtgcctacgtcacctactaccaggctcggggactaagtgggcacacttcaccgtgcggtgaacttgcttgcttttttgctcGAGCATACTATtgcaaaagtaaagtgggcacacttcatcgagaaaagaaatattttttcttaaaagcaccttgcattcttcgaacaaccagcTTTTCCGACGCCAATGTTGGTCAactatcttttgagttggtcaaaaaacTGTTGCAATTGTTTAGGCGACTTTCCTgcctattgaagacgtcaagttttactggtcgaagaagctcaagacggcgtgttacttcacaatacatggtgctcagggactagctgtgggggtataaactcttatacccttacggctagacttgggccaggaggcttggcccattacgagacaagtttgaggcttgatccgaccgctcggagtttcgcacaaggaaacaagacgtggagatcaagcaggattctagtcggttagaacaggaattgatatcaaactatctatgacaattgtaaccgactaggattagtttccagatctgtaactctaccctctggactatataaggaggagcaagggacccccctaggacacattattctctcaacacaaatcaatacaatcagacgcaggatgtaggtattacgcccacacggcggccgaacctggataaaaacttgtctgtgtcttgcgtcaccatcgagttcgtagcttgcgcaccgtctaccgataaactactatcgtgggtataccctaaggtagactgccgactagctttcgtcgacagtggctaaatttaattttagcaaAAGGATCATTATTACCATGATCATTACCTCACATACCACAATGATTAAAGTTGTAGCGGTGACGGTTGTGTGCATCACCGTCAGCATtcgcatcttcatcatcaaaagAATCCgcattatcatcatcaacatGATCCGATTGAGGGCGTTGTTGAATCTATTCAATACGGATGACCAGATTGTTCACATTGCACGTCAGCTTATTCATAAGATCGCGTTGTTcagtgatgaatgttgtaagcTTGCCCTTGGACACGCAATCATTGAAATCTGTCGGAGATCCTGCCATGCATGGTTAGAAAATAGGAAAAGACAACACCAAATATTATCCCTATCAACTAAAAGGAACCAAGTGAGAGTGGTGGTGAAAGTGGAATACAAAATCACGAATGGCTTACCAATGTCTTACAAGTGTTCTTACCAAagccaaacagaagcaaaactaaATTGGCAAAACAATCTGTTGTTGAATGTGAGTACAGTAGCAAGATGAACGTGTGCTGATAGAAGTAAATGTGGAGCTTTGTAAAGACACACTATGAGTAGCAAGGATTAGCAATTAACAAATGCAAATTTAGCTAAGTTCAATAAGTATCCAAAGGACAAATCACAATTGTTGACTAAGATGTGTCTAGACGTAGTGCAACAAGGTGACAAAGAATGATGGAAAGAACTCACAGAACAAGCAAATAGGCCAGATTTTTCCTTTTCCTGAATATACCCCAGATTTTTCAAAAGGCACTAGTaggaataaaaaaaattcactatttttttatatttttctctaaacaaggatcacaaaataTGCAACCACAAAAATTGGTACTTAAAATAGAGGTgggacgtcgtctacataaatTAAGCATGTTCTCTAAAATTGCAAAAACTTTGAcaaatttttttctttatttttccaTTTTTTGGCAATTTGATGAGACCAAATAGGGTGAAGCCAAGTTTGTGTCGGCTCCAAATGGTGTCAAGAAGCTGctgtaaaaatttcagattttttgGATAAACGAGTGAAAAATTATGTCTGTTTTACTGAAGGTATCTCAAGTTATGTTATCCGGAAGGCACAACATGGCGGCGGCAGTTAGGGCAAAGCATTCCTAAACTCCAACATCGATCCTAGGATCAATCATCCTTGTGACTAACAGCAGTAGGTATTCGCCTGATGATGTAAGGAGGGTTGCGATGCAGGAGAAATAACAGCGGCTGGCAACCTATCTAGGGTTAGCGCGGCGGCGAGACATCACACAAGGTGGCCAGCGGGGCAAGTCGAGTAATATATGGTGGCTTCGACTTGTTGTTTGAGAAACAGTGGATGAGATGGCGACGGAAACAAAGAACAACAATAGTGCAGTTGAACTACAATGACGAACACATTCAAATCCATCAACTAGACTCAACCATGGACACAAACTCATCGAAGCAAATCTATAAATAAAATTGCAAGACACAATGGGTGATAGGATAACAGAAATTGAAATATTTCTGGGCTTTTTGTGGAATCTAGGTAATGAACAAATATGAATCTAAGGCAAACAATATTATACCTCACGGTAAACCTAAAagatctgataccaattgatgaGTACAGGCCCGACCTTCCGAGAGGTAACTGATAAGTTTAATTTGTGCAGATCTCGACGTTGGCGATCTCGCTTCAAATCAAACACGATTCGAACCCTGCAACCGTTACACCACTGCTCtattggttatcaaccaagcacaacttgattgaccttGCCAAGAAGGCTTTTCCTGCAAGCGAatcaaagaacacaagcaagaaggtttaAACACGCAATCTGAAATTGCAAATATGAATGACACGGATATCAATAGAGGGTTCAAGAACTCAGTTCCAAAGGACTAATTGAtacagtggaggagatcaagaatgGGGCCTtggatcactgtaaaaggatttgtcatcatagttacaatgaacgattcagtttctcgatgaaaaactaaactctaaacaaaacccaagtctCAATAGCGGCGGCAGCATAGAATATAAAAGAGAGGCATCCTAGGGTTGAAAAGCATCCAGGAAAGGTGCCCACAACTTGGGCTTAAGGCCCGACTCAATACATGGTCAAGTTAGGACAAAATAGGTGACGTAGCACCTTGCTGTGGTCACACAGATTAATCCACGGGCCATCTAGAGCTGGGACCAGATCCAAAGTGATGGCATCGTCATCCCCTTTCCAATGAGTCCAAGATCTACCCGTTTCGATAccgtatgaagaagttatgatcaaaaTATTGACGATGTGTCTGCTAAATCCGAGGGTGACATGTCAACTGAGTTGAGATGAGTTGCAACTTGGGCAAGACGATGGTGTAGGCATGTCCAGTGTGGCGACGGTGTAGGCAACAGGTTAGGCCATGCATGAATTTTTCAACACCCATTGTCAGTGGACTTATAACTTTCTTCGCATGGTGTGTGTTGGCGAGAACTAAGTTTGGCTATGGATCATCAAAACTGCAGTCTGACTAGCCGTACTTAGCCTTTAGGATGAGTAGCTCTAGCACAAAATGGAGCAGTGTCCAGTGTGTCGGACAACCCTTCTCAACATCGTACACATTCTCCTTCGACGTTGTTTTCACCCTCTCTAGATTTTCTAGACCTTTCTTTTGTAGTAATATTACTGGTCCAATGGCCCAAAGCATGTCCTCTAAATTGTCACCGTCATCTTCATCCCCCTCACGTGCTCCACCATTTGTGTCGGCACCATCAACATCATCAGCACCTTCTTTATTGCCAAAGTCACCACCTTGTTCATTGCTAAAGTCATAGCCCATGTCTTCATTGTTGTCGTATTGGGGTAGATACTTCGAGGTTTCGACGTCAAGTTCTTGATCAATATTGTCGTCATCAACAACCATTGTCTCACCATGATGAATCCACACTGTGTAGTCCCGAATAAATCCTCGCATAACCAGGTGTGATTCGATGGTATCCACATTTGCAAATGCCATACAGTTCTTGCAATATTTGCAGGGACAAATAATTGTATTCCTATTATATGTCAACGTTGATGCATGCTTCTCTGTGGCTTCAATAAATTTGACCACCTCTTCACGGAAACCTTCATCAATCCTTGACCAACCATACATCCATGAGTTGTTGTACTCCAtctttttaaaacaaaacaacAAAATAAAATACATGAAATGAAtcaaattaataattaattaattaattaagttcCTATTAATGCATACAAATATTCAAAATTATATATTAAATGgttaaaatataaaatttcatGGACACAAATTAGCAACATTATTATTTTACCCACCACCTTTCATGCCAAACCCCATTGCAATTTCATGAAACATAaattagaaaataaaaaacaaaccctagatctagaactagatgaaacaTGCATGAAACTAGGGTGTAATCTCCACTAAAATCAAGCAAGAACAACTGTCAGTGTCTAGACTCGCGGTCCAAACACTAACAAGTTAATTTGTATCTGCGTGCCCTTaatttggatggtgatgcaggaAGAACACaaggggtttatactggttcagaCCGAGAATGCCCAACGTCTAGTGTGAGGGGGAGATTTATATTATCCTGCACCCGAAGTGCTCGTAGTAGAGGTTACAAGCAGTAAGAGAGGAAAAGGATCCCAGGTCTCGACTCTGAGTGAGTTGTGTGTGTGGTGGACTGAGTCATGATGCCTTAGTGTATGTGCCTTAGCCCGTATTCGTGTGTCTCCGTCCCGAATGAGACCCTGCTTCCCTTTTATAATTTCAAGGGGAGACATGCAATACATGTGTATGTGTCATGGTATTACGGTCTTGGTACTAGGCGTGGGGTGAAGTATGGCGTTGTATAGCGAAGGTGAGGCTCTCCATTCCTTGTGCTGTAGCCGGTCATGGCCATCGTATGGGCGCTCTTGCTCCTGTAGTGTTCATGCCAAGCCATACCGACACTGTGGACAAGATGTTTATACCTGAATCAGCCATGCCGACCCTTGTTCCTCATCCCAAGTTGACTTTCGAGGTCTCTTCCCCGTGGTCCGTACCTTGGGATTCTGATGGGTTCGTGGCTTTAGGAGCTGGAATCGACGTTGTCCATCATCTCTGGGCGTGATCGTACGCACAATGATGGCTACAACAATGGGGGCAGATAACATAATGTCTGACATGCTCTACTCTGCATGGTGTGGGCATGGGCATGCAGATGTgatttgtgtcccatctaccgTACCACCACCCTGGTGTAGTGGAGAAGCCTAGAGCATTTCATTGGAAGCAAAGCGCTCGAGCCcggggctcgggcgaggcggagATTATCCGATCTCGCCCGAGGCCTAGTTGGGTCTTGGGCGAGACGAAACTGTCCTGGTCTCGTCTGAGGCCTGGTTAGGTCTCAGGCGAGACAATTTTGGTCTTTCtaactttttttattttgtttaaaAAGGGAAATGGGGTTTTGAGCTTTCTGCTTTGGGTACCCTGGGTTATATATGGTACCCGACAACAACTAATAATTGGTGCAAGCTCATTTCTCTAACTAATTTACAATAATAGCTTCAAAACTAGGGTCTAATTTGCTCTGTACAAAGCTCAAGCACCATGGAAGAGAGATTAAAGCAAAACTCAAATTACACACTAACCAACCATTAAAACTTCAATTAAAGACTTGAAATAGCATTTTCTTACCTTCTATAAGCTTTCCACCAAAGTATTTGAGACCAAAACCTCCCCCTCTTTGCTTGAGCAATTTTTGAGAGGAGCCCAAGGCCTCCCAACCTTTTTTTCTCTGGTTGAAGTGGATGAcctgaggagaagaaggtggtgGCTGCTACTTATACAACTATTATTTGTAGAGACGGTTGAACTGCTGGGACCCGGGAAACCCAGAGTAGGGGTGGCTCAATCACCAACCGCCCCTACTGTGTCCCAGATCCCTAACACTTACAGATCACTATTCACGTAGTGCTGGCCATGATTGATAAACGGTGGCACaaaatatttaaataataataatcttcctcctatattattttttatctaatcATATGCAGGGCCGCTACATATCCATGCAAGGAGGATCAAGAGCAAGCTACCAGGATCGGACGCGCGTCTACCGCGCTGACCGGGATGGCATGCATCTACCACGCGGGATGCAACCACGTGATCAAATTTTATAtatacaaatcatacacatacgaccacagttgcaactataattaaataaccactctcccattatacagtgcatgaagcaaccaccgttatctgtcctctgttggctactacgtgtgcgagaacatgagagaaaacggacgatatgcaaggaaccctaacaaggtaatataagtaatagtatattaaagttggaagtcataaaatatataatgtttataaactttctttgcaggtatataagcaagggacggcggagcgtatggacgaacgtgctttagacaacatagttgaggacatctgctcgttcatcatgaagcatgtcattccacgtgaaggcaaatatcatgatgatgaaagccaattatccaggccacagttccgagtgctaacagagattagtaagctcaaacttactaaagagggttattagaggacagaaacaaactttgatgtatgtatatatatgatgtgtgatgatggatatactcttgtaattaactttatgtctttgagcaccaaactttgatgtatacaaatgtatgtatgagatgaagtatttaaattacatgttgctatgttagaagaccaaccaatatcaatatatttaaataataacaataaaataataaataaataaatagataaattaaaaaataaataaataatacatattttaataggtttacataggcggttccctaagagagccgcctgtgtaaaagatttctactggcggctctcaagcgaccgcctgtggaaatgaaTGATTTCTACTGACCTCCAGCGCAGGCGGATCCGAAAAACGCAtgtagaaatatgttaccaaccgCCTATATAGTGTGCCAATGTACTAGTGATAATGCACCATGACGATGCTGTTAAAGAAGTCTGATGTGATTCAAGCTACACGAATGGTATAAGTGCGACTACGATGACACCACGTGATCAATAAGGCAAGAATGGCTGATATTGTAGCCATGTTTTACCAGCTTATGGACCGACGAGGGCCCTTATGTCAACGCCATCCACATCTATATCAACACCATGCATGGACACATGAAGTGAAGATTGAAGACAACGACCAACATAACTTAATCGGAGGTGCTCTGTAAGCTTGACTCGTAGGAATAATTATCTGAGAGCTTTAATTTCGAGGCCCTAGGAACCATAAAGACCATATTGTCGTAGTCAGATTGCGGCCCACAGGCTATATGGAGCAAATTATTGTACAAGGGAACCCCATATTTGTAATTCTTAAACTTGTGTTACCTTCTTTATTGATTTTGTGTATTTTAGTACACTTGCACGTCCACGCATATATTATTTCTATGCACATAGAGATCCTCGTGATTTTTCTGTGAAAACAAGTTTAAGGAGTTATGTATCTTTTTGCAAGTAGAACAAACGCCAAGCGCTTTAACTCATTCCGATTTCTTGCCCGCAAGCAACACCCGACGGCGGTACTCTGTGAGAGCCCATATAGGGAAGATATTCCTGTATTGGGAGTAGCTAGCCATGGCAGTTTGCATGAAAACTCCAATGATCTCCTGTCATATACATTTTTATTAGCATAATATTGTAAATATAATAAATCAAATTTTGATCCCTTCCATAAACTaaattttcataaaaaaaatattttattagtTTTCAAGTTTATTACATCGAGGTGACAAAAGTCTTGAAACTATACTATAAACATAAGGGTTTTTAAATGGATAATGCAGCATATGTACAAGTTATCTATACAAAAGCTTAGATACCATAGATTAATTATTGTTGATTTCAAATGTGTATTCCATAATGTATCCTATAGCATATATAAAAGAGTTTTTTTTGTGCTTACCATATATTCCATAATGCACATGACACCTAAAAGAGTCACTACTACAAGATTGAACTACCGCAACGAGCCCATTTTCACCTCCGTGGCGGGCACAGTTTTTGACCGCTACGGTTAATAGATTAACCACAGCGGGCACGGGCGCCTGGCACGGTAGTGGCCACGATTTACCGTGGCCTTATGACCGTGGCGGACGCGTTTGCCAGCTGCGGAAAAGGAAAAACGCCCACCACGGTTATTCTTTCTACAGTAGTGAGTGTACATAACCTACTAATGTGCTTACTTGCCAGAGAAAATTGCAATTATAGGACTCCAAACAACGTGTTTCGCAATTATAGGACTCTAATCGTCGACTTCGTTAAAATGATCCTTAAAAAGTTGGCTTCTTGTTTTCCATAACATTAAGTGTATTTCACCTCTTTTTGAATCTTAATACATGTAATTTGTCCCTAAGATGTCCCTTTTGCCCTTCTGTTATTAGGAAGGTTTCATTCACATTGGTTGGCTGGTGCAGGGCTCTTTTGGCAAGCTGGCCGCGGCTTGGCCATGGCTGGTAGTATGAATTAGGCTGGGGCATAATCAAAGGGGAATTAAAGCAACCTCCTGGGTGCACAAAGTGTCATTCCAAAAGGAATTTTTTGTTGGCATCATCCTGTATGGAGGTAGGGACAATATGATATGTACTGCTTGCCTGAGACAGATGCAGGGTCCGGTCCAACAACAACAGTGTAAGCCATGCATGTGCACGTAGTATGCGGTACACGTACAGTTctggcacgcacgcacgcagccTTGTCGCGCGCACTTCACACAAAGCCAAGGCACAGGGCCTCGAGTGGCTGGGGCTGGGCCGATGGGGTCGAGCGTGGTCTGTGGCTAGGGCTGCAAGGGTGCCGGCGAGCGTCTCGGGAGGTCCAGGTCATCGCCCTCTTGCCATCCATGGCGGCATGTTCAggaacggcggcggcgtccgGTCGGGTTTAGAACGTACCAGAAGGGAAGATGAGACGATACGAAGTTAAAACGACTGATCTCATGCAAAAGGCAGAAGGGCAAAAGAGTCACAAGAGATGAGAAATGGATGtatttagattaaaaataaattaaaatataCCAATTTTATGGAAAACAAGAAGTCAATGTTTTAAGAATCATTTTGACGAAGTTGATGTCTGAAGTCCAATAATTATGAAACGTGTTGTTTGGTGTCCTATAATTGCAATTTTCTATAAAATATGTCTAAACGAACCCCTAGAGGTTTTGCCATAATGGCATTCCACACTGGCCTGGGCCAACATGTCAGGGCGAATGAACATGCTCTATATGTTCCTACTtcatccctccctctctctccttgACGTAGATTGCTGTAACTAGGCCAGCCACATGACACCCTGCACTAATAGCACTGATCATTCTCTCCCCGCTCTACTCATCCTTTGCCCTGCACATGATGGCCTCACACGAACAGCGCCTTAGAGTAGCACCGCGCCGATGGCGTTAT is a window from the Sorghum bicolor cultivar BTx623 chromosome 5, Sorghum_bicolor_NCBIv3, whole genome shotgun sequence genome containing:
- the LOC8060012 gene encoding uncharacterized protein LOC8060012; this translates as MEYNNSWMYGWSRIDEGFREEVVKFIEATEKHASTLTYNRNTIICPCKYCKNCMAFANVDTIESHLVMRGFIRDYTVWIHHGETMVVDDDNIDQELDVETSKYLPQYDNNEDMGYDFSNEQGGDFGNKEGADDVDGADTNGGAREGDEDDGDNLEDMLWAIGPVILLQKKGLENLERVKTTSKENVYDVEKGCPTHWTLLHFVLELLILKAKYG